The following proteins are co-located in the Argopecten irradians isolate NY chromosome 9, Ai_NY, whole genome shotgun sequence genome:
- the LOC138330643 gene encoding degenerin-like protein asic-2, translating into MVVREAIKDFAGYTTIHGCGRLGDSKYIIQRLFWCFATLGSIGMTSYQIYTLYQQYTASLMTTSLEVRNGQFVFPIFRFCNLNPAPYSAVKSNTELMAVLVAIQDKFGVSLSEFDPPKKPTTISDDVTNASKAYSITDLSNARSVFGQKLQTVLSGNGESDNSTLTHSIDNMILKCRFQGEDCHQMGLQYITQQDHLYGTCFEVKAENARVYQEGPDQGLELTLFLEHDEFVPFIAEAVGINTRIYPSDNQNIFLEESSDGIKLSAGFDIHIGLTLTEYNRQPGTDNARCDSSKQFPTLLACLENCLSVLVDNNCKCENISGKCEAAKVDQCKKSYRKSLSTNCPNCKPPCNEKKYNQRITMTRWPSKSEEPLIHSTLRTKNKQVTSLRDNVMIVRVYFTSLMVQAFNEEESYTEENFVSDIGGQLGLWVGMSVLTLAEIVELGILIIIGLCKKLKREPTHVIPVNCKSSPLDITIEDFSNPEKKA; encoded by the exons ATGGTGGTGAGAGAGGCAATAAAAGATTTTGCCGGCTACACCACCATACACGGGTGTGGTCGGCTAGGAGATTCCAAGTATATTATACAGAGACTTTTCTGGTGTTTTGCAACTTTGGGCAGTATCGGGATGACTAGTTACCAGATTTACACTCTGTATCAGCAGTACACCGC AAGTCTCATGACAACGTCTTTGGAAGTACGCAATGGACAGTTCGTGTTTCCCATCTTTCGATTCTGCAATCTAAACCCAGCTCCGTACTCAGCCGTCAAATCAAACACAGAATTAATGGCCGTTCTGGTTGCTATACAAGACAAATTTGGAGTCAGTCTGTCGGAGTTCGACCCTCCCAAAAAACCAACCACT ATATCAGATGATGTGACGAACGCTTCTAAAGCATACTCCATAA CTGACCTATCAAACGCCAGAAGTGTGTTTGGACAGAAACTCCAAACTGTGTTGTCGGGGAATGGGGAATCGGATAACAGTACACTTACTCACTCCATCGACAATATGATACTTAAGTGTAGATTCCAGGGTGAAGATTGTCATCAAATGGG tttacagtatataacCCAACAGGATCATTTGTATGGCACCTGTTTCGAAGTTAAAGCTGAAAATGCTCGAGTTTACCAAGAAGGACCAGACCAAG GACTTGAGTTGACGCTTTTTTTGGAACATGACGAATTCGTGCCGTTTATTGCGGAGGCTGTTGGGATTAACACGCGAATATATCCAAGCGACAATCAGAATATCTTCTTGGAGGAGAGCAGTGACGGTATCAAACTATCGGCAGGGTTCGACATTCATATCGGATTGACACTG ACAGAATATAACAGACAACCAGGAACAGACAATGCCAGATGTGATAGTTCGAAACAGTTCCCAACTTTATTg GCGTGTTTGGAGAATTGTTTGTCCGTCCTGGTTGATAACAATTGTAAATGTGAAAACATTAGTGGAAAATGTGAGGCTGCTAAAG TTGACCAATGCAAGAAGTCTTACCGAAAATCTTTATCTACCAACTGCCCGAATTGTAAACCGCCGTGCAA TGAGAAGAAGTATAATCAAAGGATCACCATGACCCGCTGGCCGTCCAAGTCTGAAGAACCACTGATTCATTCTACACTTAGGACAAAAAACAAACAGGTGACGTCACTGAG GGACAATGTGATGATCGTGCGTGTTTACTTTACTTCACTTATGGTACAGGCGTTCAATGAAGAGGAGTCGTACACG GAGGAAAATTTTGTCAGTGACATTGGAGGTCAGCTTGGACTTTGGGTTGGCATGTCGGTACTAACTCTGGCGGAAATAGTCGAGCTAGGCATCCTCATCATCATTGGATTGTGCAAGAAACTGAAAAGGGAGCCAACTCACGTGATTCCTGTAAATTGTAAATCGTCACCACTGGACATAACGATTGAAGACTTCTCCAACCCTGAAAAGAAGGCCTAG